A single region of the Patescibacteria group bacterium genome encodes:
- a CDS encoding HAD family phosphatase: MRELQALIFDLDGVITDTEPLHAEAEHLACLDFGFEVPRSEWHAFKGLTDAAIFRKAVAEYAGRDIPIADLIERKLVHYFRLTSERLPLVPGVVEFIRLARPKFAKIGLATSSLAPVQRAIFDAYRLHDYFDAVVTAEDVMHGKPHPEPYLLAAKRLKIEPAACLVIEDSDNGIRSALAAGCRAAGITTTFPRERLLELSANPVVDTYPELAQRLGL; this comes from the coding sequence ATGCGCGAACTCCAAGCGCTCATCTTCGACCTCGACGGCGTCATCACTGACACCGAGCCTTTGCACGCCGAGGCCGAGCACCTGGCCTGTCTGGATTTCGGTTTTGAAGTGCCGCGGTCGGAGTGGCACGCGTTCAAAGGGCTGACCGACGCCGCTATTTTTAGGAAAGCCGTCGCGGAATACGCCGGCCGCGACATCCCGATCGCCGATCTCATCGAGCGCAAGCTGGTGCATTATTTCCGGCTCACGTCGGAGCGACTGCCGCTCGTGCCGGGCGTCGTCGAATTCATCAGGCTCGCCCGTCCGAAGTTCGCCAAGATCGGCCTAGCGACCTCCAGTCTCGCGCCGGTCCAGCGCGCCATTTTCGATGCTTACCGACTCCATGATTATTTCGACGCCGTGGTGACGGCCGAGGACGTGATGCACGGCAAGCCGCACCCCGAACCGTACCTGCTCGCCGCCAAGCGCCTGAAGATCGAACCCGCCGCCTGTCTGGTCATCGAGGATTCGGACAACGGCATCCGCTCGGCCCTGGCCGCCGGCTGCCGCGCCGCTGGGATCACTACCACTTTTCCCAGGGAACGGCTTCTGGAATTGTCGGCCAATCCGGTCGTGGATACTTACCCTGAATTAGCGCAACGGCTGGGGCTGTGA
- a CDS encoding 5'-3'-deoxyribonucleotidase, with translation MIILIDLDDVLADFEGGFLERWRQRHPSYPCITRDQRTVFGMHKQYPSWCRDPIQELIREPGFFLGLPPIAGGQAAVREMLTHGHRVFFCTAPMPGCPTCATEKFQWVGQNLGPDLVGRIILTGDKTLVRGDILIDDNPAITGALPPVWEHVIFDVPYNRTVADKRRLVRWDDWRSIIGC, from the coding sequence ATGATCATCCTCATCGACTTGGATGACGTATTGGCTGATTTCGAAGGCGGTTTCCTGGAGCGCTGGCGCCAACGCCACCCGTCGTATCCCTGCATCACTCGCGATCAGCGCACGGTCTTCGGGATGCACAAGCAATATCCATCCTGGTGCCGCGATCCGATCCAGGAGCTGATCCGCGAGCCGGGATTTTTCCTGGGACTCCCGCCGATCGCCGGCGGCCAGGCGGCTGTTCGCGAGATGTTGACGCACGGACACCGGGTCTTCTTCTGCACGGCGCCGATGCCGGGCTGTCCGACCTGCGCGACGGAGAAATTCCAGTGGGTCGGGCAAAACCTGGGACCGGATCTGGTCGGCCGGATCATCCTGACCGGCGATAAGACGTTGGTGCGGGGCGACATTCTCATCGACGACAACCCCGCGATCACCGGCGCTTTGCCGCCCGTGTGGGAGCACGTGATCTTCGATGTTCCTTATAATCGTACCGTGGCCGACAAGCGGCGCTTGGTCCGCTGGGACGATTGGCGGTCCATTATCGGCTGCTGA
- a CDS encoding chromate resistance protein ChrB domain-containing protein, producing the protein MKTIVTHVRPHLDEVAAIWLLKRFLPEEYRDAKIEYVAANERDSSDGAAADRISVGVGSGEFDEHKGDVGECAASLILKHLRQSGVKSDALETRGLDKLIDWVKLDDTGQLHKIPHHSFSLHAILAFHRQLTGSDEALMSLGLTVCDALFAAQKNEAVLEDDWKTHIEFESIYGPAAAVSTSARDIEAFAFQRGFDLIVYVNKERNYHNIRAFAGSRIDLTPVYQQIMQVEPEANWYLHHSKKMIICGGDLTKNVRTSKLTLEWIADLLTPNYVRQQRY; encoded by the coding sequence ATGAAGACCATCGTCACGCACGTCCGTCCGCATCTCGACGAGGTGGCTGCCATCTGGCTGCTGAAGCGTTTTTTGCCTGAGGAATATCGCGACGCCAAGATCGAGTATGTCGCCGCGAACGAACGCGACAGCAGCGATGGCGCGGCAGCCGACAGGATCAGCGTCGGCGTCGGCAGCGGCGAGTTCGACGAGCACAAGGGCGACGTCGGCGAATGCGCGGCCTCGCTGATCCTGAAACACCTGCGGCAGAGCGGTGTCAAATCAGACGCGCTGGAAACGCGCGGCCTCGACAAACTCATCGACTGGGTCAAGCTGGACGACACTGGACAGCTCCACAAGATTCCGCATCACAGTTTCAGCCTGCACGCCATCCTGGCGTTCCATCGACAGCTCACCGGCAGCGACGAAGCCCTGATGTCGCTGGGACTGACCGTCTGCGATGCGTTGTTCGCGGCCCAGAAGAACGAAGCGGTCCTGGAGGACGACTGGAAGACTCACATCGAATTCGAGTCGATCTACGGTCCGGCGGCGGCCGTGAGCACCTCGGCCCGCGACATCGAGGCTTTCGCCTTTCAGCGCGGCTTCGATCTGATCGTCTACGTCAACAAGGAGCGCAATTACCACAACATCCGTGCTTTCGCCGGGTCGCGCATCGATCTGACGCCGGTCTATCAGCAGATCATGCAGGTCGAACCGGAGGCCAATTGGTATCTGCATCATTCGAAGAAGATGATCATCTGCGGCGGCGATCTGACGAAGAACGTCCGGACCTCGAAATTGACCCTGGAATGGATCGCTGACCTGCTGACGCCGAATTATGTCCGACAACAGCGTTATTGA